The following are encoded together in the Triticum dicoccoides isolate Atlit2015 ecotype Zavitan chromosome 6B, WEW_v2.0, whole genome shotgun sequence genome:
- the LOC119324137 gene encoding LIM domain-containing protein PLIM2b-like: protein MSFTGTQDKCKTCDKTVHFIDLLTADGVSYHKTCFKCSHCKGTLSMCNYSSMDGVLYCKTHFEQLFKETGNFSKNFTPGGKSAEKGEAKAPSKMSSAFSGTQDKCAACQKTVYPLEKLTLEGECYHKSCFKCSHGGCILTTSSYAALNGILYCKIHFSQLFKEKGSYNHLIKTAQTKKESVEAAAAAEAAAEAPAAAEPEAAPQDEA from the exons ATGTCTTTCACCGGCACGCAGGACAAGTGCAAGACGTGCGACAAGACCGTCCATTTCATCGACCTCCTCACCGCCGACGGCGTCTCCTACCACAAGACATGCTTCAAGTGCAGCCACTGCAAGGGGACCCTCTCG atgtgcaactactctTCCATGGATGGTGTTCTCTACTGCAAGACCCATTTCGAACAGCTCTTCAAGGAGACGGGCAACTTCTCAAAGAATTTTACGCCAG GTGGCAAATCCGCAGAGAAGGGCGAG GCAAAAGCTCCAAGCAAGATGTCATCTGCCTTCTCTGGAACTCAAGATAAATGCGCGGCCTGCCAAAAGACCGTGTACCCATTGGAGAAG CTTACTCTGGAGGGCGAATGCTACCATAAGAGCTGCTTCAAGTGCTCGCATGGTGGCTGCATCCTGACGACCTCCTCGTACGCCGCGCTCAACGGAATCCTCTACTGCAAGATCCATTTCTCACAGCTGTTCAAGGAGAAGGGAAGCTACAACCATCTCATCAAGACCGCGCAAACAAAGAAGGAGAGCGTGGAGGCTGCGGCTGCAGCAGAGGCAGCGGCGGAGGCACCTGCAGCAGCAGAGCCGGAAGCGGCCCCGCAAGATGAAGCATAG